A window of the Opitutaceae bacterium genome harbors these coding sequences:
- a CDS encoding ABC transporter permease translates to MVDASPPERFKVDRTDDRTLTVSLVGDWETRSGIGKLDAVEGELDGNSETRYVRFDAEKLGVWDSSLLTFLLGCQELCTARTIEFRDDGLPIGARKLLELARAVPPKTDTRSDEETGGPITRLGAEVLSMGSSATVFVGFMGETVLSIVRLVRGRAQLPWSQTLTILQRAGPSALGIVALINFLVGMILAFVGAVQLTQFGAAIFVADLVAIATVREMGCIMTAIIMSGRTGAAFAAELGTMTVNQEVDALKTFGISPIDFLVLPRVLALFIMMPILTVFADIIAILGGFFVSSLLLDLNTTEYLQRSLDSISLNGFLIGIFKGAIFGILVGLAGCFFGIRSGRNASSVGQAATSAVVAGITAIIVADGLFAVLTNLLGI, encoded by the coding sequence ATGGTCGACGCCTCTCCCCCAGAACGATTCAAGGTCGATCGCACGGACGACCGAACCCTGACCGTTTCCCTGGTCGGCGATTGGGAGACCCGGTCCGGTATCGGCAAACTGGATGCTGTGGAGGGTGAACTGGACGGTAATTCCGAAACCCGGTACGTCCGGTTCGATGCCGAAAAGCTGGGCGTCTGGGACAGCAGTCTGCTCACTTTTCTGCTGGGTTGCCAGGAACTCTGCACGGCCCGGACGATCGAGTTCAGGGATGACGGCCTCCCCATCGGTGCGCGGAAGCTCCTCGAACTGGCCCGGGCGGTCCCTCCGAAGACGGATACCCGTTCGGACGAAGAAACCGGGGGGCCGATCACCCGACTCGGGGCCGAGGTCCTCTCGATGGGCTCGAGCGCAACGGTCTTCGTGGGTTTCATGGGAGAGACCGTGCTCTCCATCGTGCGGCTGGTCAGGGGGCGGGCCCAACTGCCCTGGTCGCAGACCCTGACCATCCTCCAGCGGGCCGGTCCCTCCGCCCTGGGCATCGTAGCCCTGATCAATTTCCTAGTCGGCATGATCCTGGCTTTTGTCGGTGCGGTCCAGCTGACCCAGTTCGGGGCCGCCATCTTCGTCGCGGATCTCGTGGCCATTGCCACGGTCCGCGAGATGGGATGCATCATGACGGCCATCATCATGAGCGGGCGAACCGGGGCGGCCTTCGCGGCCGAGCTCGGCACCATGACGGTGAATCAGGAAGTCGATGCCCTGAAGACCTTCGGCATTTCCCCGATCGATTTCCTCGTGCTGCCCCGCGTCCTCGCGCTCTTCATCATGATGCCGATCCTGACCGTCTTTGCGGACATCATCGCCATCCTCGGAGGATTCTTTGTCTCGAGTCTGCTGCTCGACCTGAATACGACGGAATACCTGCAGCGCAGCCTTGATTCGATTTCCCTGAATGGCTTTCTCATCGGAATCTTCAAAGGTGCCATTTTCGGTATCCTGGTCGGACTGGCCGGATGCTTCTTCGGCATCCGCAGCGGGCGCAATGCGTCTTCGGTCGGCCAGGCCGCCACCTCGGCGGTCGTCGCCGGCATCACTGCCATCATCGTGGCAGACGGTCTCTTTGCGGTCCTGACCAATCTTCTTGGTATCTGA
- a CDS encoding TIM barrel protein: protein MRIRQSFCYPLFTRPDRSTAELFRHAREIGYVATEFWGRGPEHDGIVAEAKAAGLEIACMCGHASLTDGLNKASNHDRIEAELRENIAFAEKHGIRNLICFSGNRNPGQDDAAGMNVCAEGLQRAAPVAERAGVTLVVELLNSRVDHAGYQCDHTAWGVELCRKVGSPAVKLLYDIYHMQIMEGDLIRTIRDNIEHIGHFHTAGNPGRHEMDATQELNYAAICSAIAGTGFDGYLAHEFISTGDRWAGLQAAFTICDQG, encoded by the coding sequence ATGAGAATCCGCCAATCCTTCTGCTATCCCCTTTTCACCCGCCCGGACCGCTCGACCGCCGAGCTCTTCCGCCATGCCCGTGAGATCGGCTATGTGGCGACCGAGTTCTGGGGCCGGGGCCCCGAGCACGACGGGATCGTGGCCGAGGCCAAGGCCGCCGGACTCGAAATCGCCTGCATGTGCGGCCATGCTTCCCTGACGGATGGCCTGAACAAGGCGTCCAATCACGACCGGATCGAAGCCGAGCTGCGTGAGAACATCGCCTTCGCCGAGAAGCACGGTATCCGCAATCTGATCTGTTTCTCCGGCAACCGGAACCCCGGTCAGGACGACGCGGCGGGGATGAACGTCTGTGCCGAGGGTTTGCAGCGGGCGGCCCCGGTCGCGGAGAGGGCCGGAGTGACCCTTGTGGTGGAATTGCTCAACTCCAGGGTCGATCACGCCGGTTACCAGTGCGACCATACGGCGTGGGGGGTGGAACTATGCCGAAAGGTGGGTTCCCCGGCGGTCAAGCTCCTCTACGACATCTACCATATGCAGATCATGGAGGGTGACCTCATCCGGACCATCCGGGACAACATCGAGCATATCGGCCACTTTCACACCGCGGGCAATCCGGGGCGTCACGAGATGGATGCGACCCAGGAGTTGAACTATGCCGCCATCTGCAGCGCCATCGCCGGGACCGGGTTCGACGGCTACCTCGCCCACGAATTCATCTCGACCGGCGACCGCTGGGCCGGCCTGCAGGCCGCCTTCACGATCTGCGATCAGGGATAG
- a CDS encoding ATP-binding cassette domain-containing protein, with protein MSESHPNPIKVEIRDLTMAFGSYVVMRDVQAAIRRSEIFIIMGGSGCGKSTLLNHMIGLLRPAKGDILYGGRSIWQADDDERATMLRSFGVLFQGSALWSSMTLSENIALPLSEYTELTPDEIKEVAHLKLSLVGLAGFEDYYPSEISGGMQKRAGLARAMALDPDILFFDEPSSGLDPVSARNLDRLILELRDSLGTTIIVVSHDLESIFTIGDNSIYLDPVSKRMRAQGNPRELRDHSEDESVRNFLTSGLEKPAGERPAQPVRP; from the coding sequence ATGAGCGAGAGCCACCCGAACCCGATCAAGGTCGAGATCCGTGACCTGACCATGGCATTCGGCAGCTATGTGGTCATGCGCGATGTCCAGGCCGCCATCCGGAGAAGCGAGATTTTCATCATCATGGGCGGAAGCGGTTGCGGCAAGAGCACCCTCCTCAATCACATGATCGGCCTGCTCCGCCCGGCCAAGGGGGATATTCTCTACGGCGGACGGAGCATCTGGCAGGCGGATGACGACGAAAGGGCCACCATGCTCCGCAGCTTTGGCGTCCTCTTTCAGGGCTCTGCGCTCTGGAGCTCGATGACCCTTTCTGAGAACATCGCCCTGCCGCTCTCGGAATACACCGAACTGACGCCAGACGAGATCAAGGAGGTCGCCCACCTCAAGCTCTCTCTCGTCGGTCTGGCCGGTTTCGAGGATTACTATCCGTCAGAGATATCCGGCGGGATGCAGAAGCGGGCCGGCCTCGCCCGGGCCATGGCCCTGGATCCCGACATCCTTTTTTTTGATGAGCCGTCATCCGGACTCGATCCGGTCAGCGCAAGAAATCTGGACCGGCTCATCCTTGAGCTGCGGGACAGCCTGGGAACCACCATCATCGTGGTCTCCCATGACCTGGAGAGCATTTTCACGATCGGGGACAATTCCATCTATCTCGACCCGGTCTCCAAGCGGATGCGGGCCCAGGGAAATCCCCGTGAATTGCGGGATCATTCCGAAGATGAATCCGTCCGCAACTTCCTGACCAGCGGACTCGAGAAACCCGCCGGAGAACGCCCCGCCCAACCTGTCCGTCCATGA
- a CDS encoding insulinase family protein: MKRFRAHPQLLPVVPILLAICLAGSARGSLDDLPEKAPTDRSEVRHLVLENDLRVILLSDPDLNKSSASMAIGVGSLSDPKDRQGLAHFLEHMLFLGTEKYPGEGDYGNYIRSNGGFANAYTAGELTNYHFEINHDAFEGGLDRFAQFFIAPLFTEEFTKREMNAVDSENEMNLEEDNRRIDQVQRSHFNPNHPENHFATGNSKTLAGLQRQEFIDLFENHYSANRMALALTGSAGLDELEKLARRYFSEIRNRNIDPIVYPADILEPKPVVRLLRIEPIKDKRELVMDFPLPATRRYYESKPNRLVGFILGYEGAGSLLSILKEADLATGLGCGAWELTDDYSFLSITASLTPKGLENWEQVMRTVFAYVENMRRSPYPEFLFRERATMARLDELYEDKGDGNDRSTGLANNALLYPLELADRIDYLYTKPDPDSWFMVLDAIRPDTMMASLVAKGLPTDQTEVHYGTPYSYEELGGPLYAELKDPAIGPEITMVQPNPFVPTKVELLAPRPVKLIDEPGLSLFYSQDAEFQRPQVAAVVRIRQPQRSGTLRTAVLKAYYQAVVTEMINEVTYAASEAGLSQSLTASLDGVTLNISGYNQSADQLMRYVVDRLTRIDLPEKRFDALKDRMIRELANASLLDAFRQARETKRKVLQEVYFTPDEQLPVAEGITLGDVKAFARSLYSEGKIEALIHGNISAAEAIRMTRFIKDTLALRPVENKDLFETRLLVQDAGSAIVSIDRLEVNNSCYWSESLLGPDTPENRATALVINNFLEEPFYTEMRTRQQLGYIVWSFTFPQEDELFGGFVIQSADYPADEIGGRVNAFLQTVPQLFAGLSEEDFASLVAGARAQLEEKDKSIAERASRFFLAAYEQEEDWDRDAEALAALDRLTPESVAATLDRMLLPETSRVRTVLAFARQHEPAESTKATIDDVEMWKRGQHYE; encoded by the coding sequence ATGAAACGATTCCGCGCCCACCCCCAGCTGCTGCCCGTCGTTCCCATCCTGCTGGCGATTTGCCTTGCAGGTTCTGCCCGGGGATCGCTCGACGATCTGCCCGAGAAGGCGCCGACCGACCGTTCTGAAGTGCGGCACCTTGTCCTCGAAAACGACCTCCGCGTCATCCTGCTCTCCGACCCGGACTTGAACAAGTCTTCCGCCTCGATGGCCATCGGAGTGGGTTCTCTCAGTGATCCGAAGGACCGTCAGGGACTGGCTCACTTCCTTGAACACATGCTCTTCCTCGGCACGGAGAAATACCCCGGCGAAGGCGATTACGGCAACTATATCCGCAGCAATGGGGGGTTCGCCAATGCCTACACTGCGGGCGAGCTGACCAATTATCACTTCGAGATCAATCACGATGCCTTCGAAGGTGGACTGGACCGCTTTGCCCAGTTCTTCATCGCCCCCCTCTTCACCGAGGAATTCACGAAGCGCGAGATGAATGCGGTCGACTCGGAAAACGAGATGAACCTGGAGGAAGATAACCGCCGGATCGACCAGGTCCAGCGCAGCCACTTCAATCCGAACCATCCGGAGAATCATTTCGCGACCGGCAATTCCAAGACCCTGGCCGGCCTGCAGCGGCAGGAGTTCATCGATCTCTTCGAGAACCACTACAGCGCCAACCGGATGGCCCTGGCCCTGACCGGATCGGCCGGCCTGGACGAGCTTGAGAAACTGGCCCGTCGGTATTTCTCGGAAATCCGGAACCGGAATATCGACCCGATTGTCTACCCGGCGGACATCCTTGAACCCAAGCCGGTGGTCCGTCTGCTCCGGATCGAACCGATCAAGGACAAGCGCGAGCTGGTCATGGATTTTCCGCTGCCCGCCACCCGCCGGTACTATGAATCCAAACCGAACCGCCTGGTCGGTTTCATTCTTGGCTACGAGGGAGCGGGCAGTCTGCTCTCGATCCTGAAGGAGGCCGACCTGGCGACCGGTCTGGGCTGCGGCGCCTGGGAGTTGACCGACGACTACTCCTTTCTGTCCATCACCGCCAGCCTCACCCCGAAGGGCCTGGAAAACTGGGAACAGGTGATGCGGACCGTCTTTGCCTATGTCGAGAACATGCGCCGCTCCCCTTATCCCGAGTTTCTCTTCCGCGAACGAGCCACCATGGCGAGGCTGGACGAGCTCTACGAGGACAAGGGCGACGGGAACGACCGCTCGACCGGTCTCGCGAACAACGCCCTGCTCTATCCGCTCGAACTGGCCGATCGTATTGATTATCTCTATACAAAGCCCGATCCCGATTCCTGGTTCATGGTGCTCGACGCCATCCGCCCGGACACCATGATGGCCTCCCTGGTGGCGAAAGGGCTGCCGACGGACCAGACCGAGGTCCACTACGGCACGCCCTACAGCTATGAGGAACTGGGCGGACCGCTCTACGCCGAGCTGAAGGATCCGGCCATCGGCCCGGAGATCACCATGGTTCAGCCCAATCCGTTTGTGCCGACCAAGGTCGAGCTGCTCGCCCCGCGGCCGGTCAAGCTGATCGATGAACCGGGGCTGAGCCTCTTCTACTCCCAGGACGCCGAATTCCAGCGACCCCAGGTCGCCGCGGTTGTCCGGATCCGCCAGCCCCAGCGGTCCGGCACCCTCCGGACGGCGGTATTGAAGGCTTACTACCAGGCGGTCGTGACGGAAATGATCAACGAAGTCACCTACGCGGCATCCGAGGCGGGACTGAGCCAGAGCCTGACCGCCTCTCTCGATGGAGTCACGCTGAACATCAGCGGCTACAACCAATCCGCCGATCAATTGATGCGTTACGTGGTGGACCGACTGACCCGGATTGACCTGCCGGAAAAGCGCTTCGATGCGCTCAAGGACCGGATGATCCGTGAACTCGCCAATGCCAGCCTGCTCGACGCTTTCCGACAGGCCCGGGAGACCAAGCGCAAGGTGCTACAGGAGGTCTACTTCACACCGGACGAGCAGCTCCCGGTGGCCGAGGGAATCACCCTGGGCGACGTCAAGGCCTTCGCCCGCTCGCTCTATTCCGAGGGAAAAATCGAGGCCCTCATCCACGGCAATATCTCGGCCGCCGAGGCGATCCGGATGACCCGGTTCATCAAGGACACCCTGGCGCTGCGTCCGGTCGAAAACAAGGACCTCTTTGAGACCCGTCTGCTGGTTCAGGATGCCGGCTCCGCCATCGTTTCGATCGACCGCCTTGAGGTGAACAATTCCTGCTATTGGTCGGAAAGCCTGCTCGGCCCCGACACCCCGGAGAACCGGGCGACCGCGCTGGTCATCAACAATTTCCTTGAAGAGCCCTTCTACACCGAAATGCGGACCCGTCAGCAGCTCGGCTATATCGTCTGGAGTTTCACCTTTCCTCAGGAGGATGAGCTCTTTGGAGGGTTCGTCATTCAATCGGCCGACTACCCGGCCGACGAGATCGGCGGCCGGGTCAACGCCTTTCTCCAGACCGTCCCGCAGCTTTTTGCAGGACTCTCCGAAGAGGATTTTGCTTCGCTGGTGGCCGGGGCCCGGGCCCAGCTCGAAGAGAAGGACAAGAGCATCGCGGAGCGAGCGTCGCGTTTCTTTCTTGCCGCCTATGAGCAAGAGGAAGACTGGGACCGCGACGCCGAAGCCCTGGCCGCGCTCGACCGATTGACCCCCGAATCGGTCGCCGCCACGCTCGACCGGATGCTCCTTCCGGAGACCAGCCGGGTGCGGACGGTTCTGGCCTTCGCCCGACAGCATGAGCCCGCCGAGTCCACGAAAGCGACCATCGACGACGTGGAGATGTGGAAGCGCGGCCAGCATTATGAATGA
- a CDS encoding MlaD family protein: MSKKANPTTVGLFVIIGIALLVTGVITFSEFRMSGVTEKFILYFDSSVKGLSVGAPVTHRGVKIGTVTDIQLRFNQADDDFAVPVFIELEQSLIRNRSDRKIAIKDQSLIETLIGEGLRGRLEAGSFVTGQLYIELALGQDAPPAVLHQLKPVMIEIPTMSSGIQAMMEKLGSVDVEGIANKLTSILEQLDQKVGDLQVSEISDNLNQVLASLNKLLDDPNLGLAINRVSDTLEDFKATSAALRGEVGSVSKDISVTLDSISKAIDEMRDGMADVRHTLSADSVLAHNLGLALEQFADASTSVSELAEFLRLHPNALISGREKQPANP, encoded by the coding sequence ATGAGCAAGAAAGCCAATCCAACCACTGTCGGTCTCTTCGTCATCATCGGCATCGCCCTGCTCGTGACCGGGGTGATTACGTTCTCGGAGTTCAGGATGTCTGGGGTGACCGAGAAATTCATTCTCTACTTCGATTCGTCGGTGAAAGGGCTCAGCGTGGGAGCTCCGGTGACCCACCGCGGCGTCAAGATCGGCACGGTGACCGATATCCAGCTTCGCTTCAATCAGGCGGATGATGATTTTGCGGTACCCGTCTTCATCGAACTGGAGCAGAGCCTGATCCGCAACCGATCCGACCGGAAGATCGCGATCAAGGACCAGAGTCTGATCGAAACGCTGATCGGCGAGGGATTGCGGGGGAGACTGGAAGCGGGCAGTTTCGTTACGGGACAGCTCTACATCGAACTGGCCCTCGGTCAGGACGCTCCGCCGGCCGTTCTCCATCAGCTCAAGCCCGTGATGATCGAGATCCCCACCATGTCGTCGGGCATCCAGGCGATGATGGAGAAACTGGGATCCGTCGACGTCGAGGGCATCGCGAACAAACTTACCTCCATCCTTGAGCAGCTCGACCAGAAGGTGGGTGACCTCCAGGTATCCGAGATCTCGGACAACCTGAACCAGGTCCTCGCCTCCCTGAACAAGCTGCTCGATGACCCCAATCTGGGCCTGGCCATCAACCGGGTTTCCGACACGCTCGAGGACTTCAAAGCGACGTCGGCGGCACTTCGTGGCGAAGTCGGCTCGGTCTCCAAGGATATCAGTGTCACCCTCGATTCGATCTCCAAGGCGATCGATGAAATGCGTGACGGCATGGCCGATGTGCGGCACACTCTTTCGGCCGACAGTGTTCTGGCTCACAACCTCGGCCTTGCCCTCGAACAGTTTGCCGACGCATCCACTTCGGTCTCCGAACTGGCGGAGTTTCTCCGCCTCCATCCCAACGCCCTGATCTCGGGCCGGGAGAAACAACCGGCCAACCCATGA
- a CDS encoding insulinase family protein, translating into MRHLSAIFLALVLSWSASGSTDAVSPAATSDLPSDPAVHYGQLPNGMRYAVMANHEPRERAALRLLVEAGSLNEKENQRGLAHFLEHMAFNGSEHYPPGTLIEFFQRMGMSFGGDTNAYTSFDVTVYMVDLPNTKPETIGEGLRVFRDYAGGLLLGDEELDHERGVILSEKRTRDSVEFRSYVAEMDFLLDGSLFPRRMPIGEEEIIQTAPREAFVDFYDTWYRPELMTVVAVGDFDVAEMEAQITAAFSDLQPRGPVRTDPDLGVIAEREGLSILYHPEPEAGSTTVAIQTVTPYVKEPDTAENRIRQLPRDLALAILNRRLAELAKTENAPFLSGRSSVFEGYDFFRNASIELTGKPERWDEALALADVELRRALQYGFQQPELTEVVAAFRNGLEQAVKQAPTRRSAGLAGQIVDAVSSDEVFTTPEFDLALLGPVLEAVTADDCLAALREAWDVPHRFVSVIGNARIEGDADATIAAVFSASQSVAVDPPAVINEVPFAYTSFGEAGEVDSRTEVDDLEITQVVFANGVRLNLKKTDFEAGKIIMSVRLGGGKLSEPADKPGLALLAGNVFTQGGLGAHSSDELRRILAGRNVGVGFSVGDDAFGFSGATTPEDLLLQLQLTTAYITDPGYRPEADRQIRKGIEQYYTRLAHVPDGPLQLEVARRLASGDSRFGMPLQEEIDQRTMAEVASWLGPDLESGPIEIALAGDLEVDAAIEAVGQTLGALPPREAKPAYTKERQVHFPAETFSLDYQVPTEIPKGVVALYWPTTDARDVHVSRRLAVLANVLTDRLRIRIREELGGAYSPFAASNASDTYEKYGYITARITVEPEKAQEIAGAVVELAASLAADGVGEDELERAREPILTSLRESARTNGYWIGAVLGSAQEFPQRLDWSRSRYSDFGAITASEIDVLAQAYLGPDKCFQVIVLPESVLEPAGEEIEAAAEVGAE; encoded by the coding sequence ATGAGACACCTCTCCGCCATTTTCCTCGCCCTTGTCCTCTCCTGGTCGGCCTCGGGCTCCACTGATGCCGTTTCGCCCGCCGCCACCAGCGACCTGCCCTCCGATCCGGCCGTTCACTACGGTCAACTCCCGAATGGAATGCGCTACGCCGTCATGGCGAATCACGAACCGCGGGAGCGCGCGGCTCTCCGGCTGCTGGTCGAGGCCGGATCTTTGAATGAGAAGGAGAACCAGCGGGGATTGGCCCACTTCCTCGAGCATATGGCCTTCAACGGCAGCGAGCACTACCCGCCGGGCACCCTGATCGAATTCTTTCAGCGGATGGGGATGAGCTTCGGCGGGGATACCAATGCCTACACCAGTTTCGATGTCACCGTCTATATGGTGGATCTTCCCAATACCAAGCCGGAAACCATCGGGGAGGGCCTGCGCGTCTTCCGCGATTATGCGGGCGGACTTCTGCTTGGAGACGAGGAACTCGACCACGAACGCGGCGTCATCCTGAGCGAAAAGCGCACCCGGGATTCCGTGGAATTCCGGTCCTATGTCGCGGAGATGGATTTCCTTCTCGACGGTTCCCTCTTTCCCCGACGCATGCCGATCGGAGAGGAGGAAATCATCCAGACCGCGCCGCGCGAAGCCTTCGTCGATTTCTATGATACCTGGTATCGCCCGGAATTGATGACCGTCGTGGCCGTCGGCGACTTCGATGTCGCCGAAATGGAAGCACAGATCACGGCGGCCTTTTCCGATCTCCAACCACGCGGTCCCGTGCGAACGGATCCGGATCTCGGGGTGATCGCGGAACGCGAGGGCCTGTCCATCCTTTATCATCCGGAACCGGAAGCGGGCTCGACCACCGTGGCGATACAGACCGTCACGCCGTATGTGAAGGAACCGGATACGGCGGAAAACCGGATCCGCCAGTTGCCGCGGGACCTGGCCCTCGCCATCCTCAACCGTCGCCTGGCCGAGCTGGCCAAGACCGAGAATGCCCCCTTCCTTTCCGGCCGATCCAGCGTTTTTGAGGGTTACGATTTCTTTCGCAATGCGAGCATTGAGTTGACCGGGAAACCGGAGCGCTGGGACGAAGCCCTCGCCCTGGCGGACGTCGAATTGCGGCGGGCCCTGCAGTACGGCTTCCAGCAACCGGAATTGACCGAAGTCGTGGCCGCGTTCCGCAATGGGCTCGAACAGGCGGTCAAGCAGGCACCGACCCGCCGCTCGGCCGGACTGGCCGGTCAGATCGTTGACGCGGTTTCCAGCGATGAGGTTTTCACCACGCCCGAGTTTGACCTCGCCCTGTTGGGTCCGGTTCTCGAGGCCGTCACGGCCGACGATTGCCTGGCGGCCCTTCGTGAGGCCTGGGATGTCCCCCACCGCTTTGTCAGTGTGATCGGAAACGCCCGGATCGAAGGGGATGCGGACGCTACCATTGCGGCCGTCTTCTCCGCGAGCCAGTCTGTCGCGGTCGACCCGCCGGCCGTGATCAACGAGGTTCCCTTCGCCTACACTTCCTTCGGGGAGGCCGGTGAGGTGGATTCCCGGACGGAGGTCGACGATCTCGAGATCACCCAGGTGGTTTTTGCGAACGGGGTCCGGCTGAATCTGAAAAAGACGGATTTCGAGGCCGGCAAGATCATCATGAGTGTGCGGCTGGGTGGCGGCAAACTGAGCGAGCCGGCCGATAAGCCCGGTTTGGCGCTCCTCGCCGGCAACGTTTTCACCCAGGGAGGACTCGGGGCGCATAGCAGCGACGAACTGCGGCGCATCCTGGCCGGGAGGAATGTCGGTGTCGGTTTCAGCGTCGGCGACGACGCATTCGGCTTCTCCGGTGCGACCACGCCGGAAGACCTTCTCCTCCAACTCCAGTTGACCACCGCCTACATCACCGATCCCGGATACCGGCCGGAGGCCGACCGCCAGATCCGCAAGGGGATTGAACAGTACTACACCCGTCTGGCCCATGTGCCGGACGGACCCCTTCAGCTGGAGGTCGCCCGGCGCCTCGCCAGCGGCGATTCCCGGTTCGGAATGCCGCTGCAGGAAGAGATTGACCAACGGACCATGGCGGAGGTGGCCTCCTGGCTGGGCCCGGACCTGGAAAGCGGGCCGATCGAAATCGCCCTGGCCGGCGATCTCGAGGTTGACGCCGCCATCGAGGCGGTCGGTCAGACCCTCGGCGCCCTCCCGCCGCGGGAGGCAAAGCCGGCCTATACCAAGGAGCGCCAGGTCCATTTCCCGGCGGAGACGTTCTCCCTGGATTACCAGGTGCCGACCGAAATCCCCAAGGGAGTGGTTGCGCTCTACTGGCCTACCACGGATGCCAGGGATGTTCACGTTTCGCGGCGCCTGGCCGTCTTGGCCAACGTCCTGACGGACCGCCTCCGGATCCGGATCCGCGAGGAACTGGGCGGGGCCTACAGTCCGTTCGCGGCCAGCAACGCCAGCGATACGTATGAAAAATATGGATATATAACGGCCCGGATCACGGTCGAGCCGGAGAAGGCGCAGGAGATCGCCGGAGCGGTGGTCGAACTGGCCGCCAGCCTCGCGGCCGACGGGGTGGGCGAAGATGAACTGGAACGGGCCCGGGAGCCGATCCTGACCTCGTTGCGGGAGTCGGCCCGCAC
- a CDS encoding DUF1961 family protein codes for MPLDYPDRALLHRDDFADLDNWHHEGAGRIEKSGEGGMRMVCLDSYQGGPGCMAFFRPDLPDGISVSYDLVVRSHGGLIINYLAIRGLKGEDLIRDADRLAPRTGVMKNYYAAKWGLQSYHVSVSRFDDEGRHTETSNWRRNPGCLLAGHGVDLVREVDRPYSLRLTKDFGCLQLYVDGRFAHGLIDRSEARHPVPDWGKFGFRLIGSDVAAEVSNFRIHRIDPHPAPRVNLEDDL; via the coding sequence ATGCCTTTGGATTACCCGGACCGAGCACTTCTCCACCGAGATGACTTTGCCGATCTTGATAACTGGCACCACGAAGGTGCCGGCCGGATCGAGAAATCGGGCGAGGGAGGCATGCGAATGGTCTGCCTGGACAGCTACCAGGGCGGACCGGGCTGCATGGCCTTTTTTCGCCCCGACCTCCCGGACGGGATTTCCGTGAGCTATGACCTGGTGGTCAGGAGCCACGGTGGGTTGATCATCAACTACCTCGCCATCCGCGGCTTGAAGGGCGAAGACCTGATCAGGGATGCGGACCGGCTGGCACCCCGAACCGGAGTGATGAAGAATTACTATGCGGCAAAGTGGGGACTGCAGAGTTATCATGTCTCAGTCAGCCGCTTCGACGACGAGGGGCGCCATACCGAAACCTCGAACTGGCGTCGCAATCCCGGCTGTCTCCTGGCTGGACACGGGGTCGATCTCGTCCGGGAGGTTGACCGCCCCTATTCCCTTCGCCTGACCAAGGACTTCGGGTGCCTCCAGCTCTATGTCGACGGTCGTTTTGCCCATGGCCTGATCGACCGATCGGAGGCCCGGCACCCCGTTCCCGACTGGGGCAAGTTCGGTTTTCGCCTGATCGGCTCCGATGTCGCGGCCGAAGTATCCAATTTTCGGATTCACCGGATCGATCCGCACCCCGCGCCGAGAGTCAATCTTGAGGACGACTTGTAG